A section of the Lathamus discolor isolate bLatDis1 chromosome 6, bLatDis1.hap1, whole genome shotgun sequence genome encodes:
- the ALG1 gene encoding chitobiosyldiphosphodolichol beta-mannosyltransferase isoform X2, giving the protein MAAGAVVLLAAAAVVLAAWLWRRRVAAGGAGRVCVAVLGDLGRSPRMQYHALSLARHGRDVALLGYLQSRPHGDVLRSGRIRLVPVTDVRGLRVGPKLFRYAVKVVVQAVQLLYAMLKIDQPSYILLQNPPGLPAIAVAWLACLFWRSKLIIDWHNYGYTVMSLSHGRNHPLVQIAKWYEKLFGRLSDYNLCVTNAMKEDLWVNCNIKAVTLYDKPAAYFKETPLELQHRLYMKLAEDYEPFKPRTESVSWSGERSAFTEVDGNNGRVKKSRTRPALLISSTSWTGYEQYINEGVKLPPLVCVITGKGPLKDYYNGLINKLHFKHIQICTPWLEAEDYPLLLGSADLGVCLHKSSSGLDLPMKVVDMFGCCLPVCAIHFECLHELVKHNENGLIFRDSDELAAQLKMLFLEFPALEGKLHSFRQNLRVCKQLRWDESWDQTVLPLLGQNE; this is encoded by the exons ATGGCGGCGGGTGCCGTGGTGTTGCTGGCGGCGGCAGCGGTGGTGCTGGCGGCCTGGCTGTGGCGGCGGCGGGTagcggcgggcggcgcggggcgggtGTGTGTGGCGGTGCTGGGCGACCTGGGCCGCAGCCCGCGGATGCAGTACCACGCGTTGTCGCTGGCCCGGCACGGACGTGACGTCGCGCTGCTGGGCTACCTCC AGAGCAGGCCGCACGGAGACGTGTTGCGGAGCGGGAGGATACGGCTGGTGCCCGTGACAGACGTGCGGGGGCTGCGAG TTGGTCCAAAGCTTTTCCGGTATGCTGTAAAAGTCGTTGTGCAGGCAGTGCAGTTACTGTACGCGATGCTGAAGATAGATCAGCCATCCTATATTCTTCTCCAG AACCCTCCCGGCTTACCTGCCATAGCTGTGGCCTGGCTAGCGTGTCTCTTCTGGAGAAGTAAGCTGATCATTGATTGGCACAACTATGGATACACTGTAATGAGTCTGAGCCATGGAAGAAATCACCCGCTAGTACAAATTGCAAAATG GTATGAAAAGCTTTTTGGACGTTTGTCTGACTATAACTTGTGTGTCACTAATGCAATGAAAGAAGATCTCTGGGTGAATTGCAACATAAA GGCAGTAACACTCTATGACAAGCCAGCTGCTTATTTTAAGGAAACACCATTAGAACTTCAACATCGTTTGTACATGAAACTAGCTGAAGACTATGAGCCTTTTAAACCACG TACAGAGTCTGTCAGTTGGAGTGGTGAGAGATCAGCCTTTACAGAAGTGGATGGAAACAATGGACGCGTGAAGAAGAGCAGAACACGGCCAGCACTTCTCATCAGCAGCACGAGTTGGACAG GTTATGAGCAGTACATCAATGAAGGAGTCAAGCTTCCACCTTTAGTATGTGTGATAACAG GTAAAGGACCGTTAAAAGACTACTACAATGGACTGATAAACAAGCTGCACTTCAAACATATCCAGATCTGTACACCATGGCTTGAAGCTGAGGATTACCCTCTTCTGCTTG GCTCAGCAGACCTGGGTGTGTGTCTCCATAAATCATCCAGTGGTTTGGATTTACCCATGAAGGTGGTAGATATGTTTGGCTGTTGTTTACCTGTGTGTGCAATACATTTTGAATG TTTACATGAACTTGTGAAACACAATGAAAATGGTCTGATATTCAGGGACTCGGATGAACTTGCAGCGCAACTAAAG ATGCTTTTCTTGGAATTCCCTGCCCTGGAAGGAAAACTTCACAGCTTCAGGCAAAACCTCCGTGTGTGCAAGCAGTTGCGCTGGGATGAGAGCTGGGACCAGACTGTTCTGCCTTTGCTTGGGCAGAATGAGTGA
- the ALG1 gene encoding chitobiosyldiphosphodolichol beta-mannosyltransferase isoform X1 encodes MAAGAVVLLAAAAVVLAAWLWRRRVAAGGAGRVCVAVLGDLGRSPRMQYHALSLARHGRDVALLGYLQSRPHGDVLRSGRIRLVPVTDVRGLRVGPKLFRYAVKVVVQAVQLLYAMLKIDQPSYILLQNPPGLPAIAVAWLACLFWRSKLIIDWHNYGYTVMSLSHGRNHPLVQIAKWYEKLFGRLSDYNLCVTNAMKEDLWVNCNIKAVTLYDKPAAYFKETPLELQHRLYMKLAEDYEPFKPRTESVSWSGERSAFTEVDGNNGRVKKSRTRPALLISSTSWTEDEDFSVLLKALEGYEQYINEGVKLPPLVCVITGKGPLKDYYNGLINKLHFKHIQICTPWLEAEDYPLLLGSADLGVCLHKSSSGLDLPMKVVDMFGCCLPVCAIHFECLHELVKHNENGLIFRDSDELAAQLKMLFLEFPALEGKLHSFRQNLRVCKQLRWDESWDQTVLPLLGQNE; translated from the exons ATGGCGGCGGGTGCCGTGGTGTTGCTGGCGGCGGCAGCGGTGGTGCTGGCGGCCTGGCTGTGGCGGCGGCGGGTagcggcgggcggcgcggggcgggtGTGTGTGGCGGTGCTGGGCGACCTGGGCCGCAGCCCGCGGATGCAGTACCACGCGTTGTCGCTGGCCCGGCACGGACGTGACGTCGCGCTGCTGGGCTACCTCC AGAGCAGGCCGCACGGAGACGTGTTGCGGAGCGGGAGGATACGGCTGGTGCCCGTGACAGACGTGCGGGGGCTGCGAG TTGGTCCAAAGCTTTTCCGGTATGCTGTAAAAGTCGTTGTGCAGGCAGTGCAGTTACTGTACGCGATGCTGAAGATAGATCAGCCATCCTATATTCTTCTCCAG AACCCTCCCGGCTTACCTGCCATAGCTGTGGCCTGGCTAGCGTGTCTCTTCTGGAGAAGTAAGCTGATCATTGATTGGCACAACTATGGATACACTGTAATGAGTCTGAGCCATGGAAGAAATCACCCGCTAGTACAAATTGCAAAATG GTATGAAAAGCTTTTTGGACGTTTGTCTGACTATAACTTGTGTGTCACTAATGCAATGAAAGAAGATCTCTGGGTGAATTGCAACATAAA GGCAGTAACACTCTATGACAAGCCAGCTGCTTATTTTAAGGAAACACCATTAGAACTTCAACATCGTTTGTACATGAAACTAGCTGAAGACTATGAGCCTTTTAAACCACG TACAGAGTCTGTCAGTTGGAGTGGTGAGAGATCAGCCTTTACAGAAGTGGATGGAAACAATGGACGCGTGAAGAAGAGCAGAACACGGCCAGCACTTCTCATCAGCAGCACGAGTTGGACAG AGGATGAAGACTTTTCAGtccttttaaaagctttagaaG GTTATGAGCAGTACATCAATGAAGGAGTCAAGCTTCCACCTTTAGTATGTGTGATAACAG GTAAAGGACCGTTAAAAGACTACTACAATGGACTGATAAACAAGCTGCACTTCAAACATATCCAGATCTGTACACCATGGCTTGAAGCTGAGGATTACCCTCTTCTGCTTG GCTCAGCAGACCTGGGTGTGTGTCTCCATAAATCATCCAGTGGTTTGGATTTACCCATGAAGGTGGTAGATATGTTTGGCTGTTGTTTACCTGTGTGTGCAATACATTTTGAATG TTTACATGAACTTGTGAAACACAATGAAAATGGTCTGATATTCAGGGACTCGGATGAACTTGCAGCGCAACTAAAG ATGCTTTTCTTGGAATTCCCTGCCCTGGAAGGAAAACTTCACAGCTTCAGGCAAAACCTCCGTGTGTGCAAGCAGTTGCGCTGGGATGAGAGCTGGGACCAGACTGTTCTGCCTTTGCTTGGGCAGAATGAGTGA
- the EEF2KMT gene encoding protein-lysine N-methyltransferase EEF2KMT isoform X3, giving the protein MAGPELGLRFQRCFLAARQLRSFPWLELEHSLRASLDSSLLLDVLHRTILHPLCVKYPLSARYRRCFLTELIKKHESIAAEPLDELYDALGAILNEEESTHCYKHYLLPTGECVTLSESVAVISEGTTGLVTWEAGLHLAEWALQNPSGFRNRTVLELGSGIGFTGIAICKTCNPKTYIFSDYHHRVLQQLKQNICLNGFVLEPEAAQGIQLESGGQKAEGANHQNPKVIVAELEWGSVTEKQLLALQPDVIIAADVVYDPEIIGALVGLLQQFSTSRADRKPPEVYIASTVRNPDTYHLFQAQLEDNRNELDFFV; this is encoded by the exons ATGGCCGGGCCAGAGCTGGGGCTCCGCTTCCAGCGCTGCTTCCTGGCGGCCCGGCAGCTCCGCTCCTTCCCGTGGCTG GAACTGGAGCACAGCCTCCGGGCCTCGCTGGActcctctctgctcctggaTGTTCTGCACAGG acCATTCTCCACCCTTTGTGTGTGAAATATCCCCTTTCAGCCCGGTACAGAAGATGCTTTCTAACTGAACTCATCAAAAAG CATGAATCCATTGCAGCTGAGCCCCTAGATGAACTGTACGATGCACTGGGAgctattttaaatgaagaagaATCTACTCACTGTTACAAACACTACTTGCTG CCTACAGGagagtgtgtcaccctttctGAGAGTGTGGCAGTGATCTCTGAAGGAACCACGGGGCTCGTCACATGGGAGGCTGGTCTGCACCTCGCcgagtgggcactgcagaacccCTCTGGCTTCAGGAACAG GACAGTCTTGGAATTAGGAAGTGGGATCGGCTTCACTGGAATTGCTATCTGTAAAACCTGCAATCCCAAGACATACATATTTAGTGACTACCACCACCGTGTtctccagcagctgaagcaaaaCATCTGTTTGAATGGCTTTGTCCTGGAGCCTGAAGCTGCCCAGGGTATCCAGCTGGAATCTGGAGGCCAGAAGGCAGAAGGAGCAAATCACCAAAACCCGAAAGTAATTGTTGCAGAACTTGAGTGGGGCTCAGTTACAGAAAAACAACTGTTGGCTCTTCAACCTGATGTCATCATTGCAGCAG ATGTGGTGTATGATCCAGAGATCATTGGAGCCCTTGTTGGTCTGCTACAGCAATTCTCCACTTCCAGAGCAGACAGAAAACCTCCTGAGGTCTACATTGCTTCCACAGTCCGGAATCCAGACACCTATCACCTCTTCCAGGCTCAACTCG AAGACAACAGAAATGAACTGGATTTCTTTGTCTGa
- the LOC136016455 gene encoding uncharacterized protein LOC136016455, which translates to MAKASVETLLQPTEIRGPVEPPAGNHTQPASSRAKLSLTSSQSLAEPVSVSFLSTEFPMGAATPHHCGLRRTFACTNLLLLLSLADDEEADDAEEEDDADRKAPPIPPAHRPSSMDTTKPATPLQRQFRTQSMAMCSCSGSIHHHRLAHPTEEDGTWCSARRCRHHPSNNVLEPCSPYASPQIQRGSSLGPWLQLHASNSLSLVSPLCYTG; encoded by the exons ATGGCCAAGGCCAGTGTGGAAACTCTGCTGCAGCCCACTGAGATAAGGGGGCCAGTGGAGCCCCCAGCAGGAAACCACACTCAGCCTGCGTCCTCCCGGGCCAAGCTGAGCCTCACTTCTTCCCAGAGCCTTGCTGAGCCCGTGTCCGTCTCCTTCCTCAG CACAGAGTTCCCCATGGGCGCTGCTACTCCACACCACTGTGGCCTGAGGCGCACCTTTGCCTGCACcaacttgctgctgctgctcagcctggccGACGATGAAGAGGCTGACgatgcagaggaggaggatgatgcAGACAGGAAGGCTCCCCCCATCCCCCCTGCACACCGACCAAGCTCTATGGATACCACCAAGCCCGCCACCCCGCTG CAAAGACAGTTCAGGACACAGAGCATGGCCATGTGCAGTTGCAGCGGGAGCATTCATCACCATCGCCTTGCCCATCCCACTGAAGAAGATGGCACGTGGTGCTCAGCGAGGAGGTGCAGACACCACCCCAGTAACAACGTGCTGGAGCCTTGCAGTCCCTATGCCTCTCCCCAAATACAGCGTGGCTCTTCCCTGGGGCCTTGGCTTCAGTTACACGCCTCAAATTCTTTGAGTCTTGTTTCCCCCTTGTGCTATACGGGGTGA
- the EEF2KMT gene encoding protein-lysine N-methyltransferase EEF2KMT isoform X1, with protein sequence MAGPELGLRFQRCFLAARQLRSFPWLELEHSLRASLDSSLLLDVLHRTILHPLCVKYPLSARYRRCFLTELIKKHESIAAEPLDELYDALGAILNEEESTHCYKHYLLPTGECVTLSESVAVISEGTTGLVTWEAGLHLAEWALQNPSGFRNRTVLELGSGIGFTGIAICKTCNPKTYIFSDYHHRVLQQLKQNICLNGFVLEPEAAQGIQLESGGQKAEGANHQNPKVIVAELEWGSVTEKQLLALQPDVIIAADVVYDPEIIGALVGLLQQFSTSRADRKPPEVYIASTVRNPDTYHLFQAQLDKAGIGWQIIPAHSNHVFLCDVQPNVTILQLFI encoded by the exons ATGGCCGGGCCAGAGCTGGGGCTCCGCTTCCAGCGCTGCTTCCTGGCGGCCCGGCAGCTCCGCTCCTTCCCGTGGCTG GAACTGGAGCACAGCCTCCGGGCCTCGCTGGActcctctctgctcctggaTGTTCTGCACAGG acCATTCTCCACCCTTTGTGTGTGAAATATCCCCTTTCAGCCCGGTACAGAAGATGCTTTCTAACTGAACTCATCAAAAAG CATGAATCCATTGCAGCTGAGCCCCTAGATGAACTGTACGATGCACTGGGAgctattttaaatgaagaagaATCTACTCACTGTTACAAACACTACTTGCTG CCTACAGGagagtgtgtcaccctttctGAGAGTGTGGCAGTGATCTCTGAAGGAACCACGGGGCTCGTCACATGGGAGGCTGGTCTGCACCTCGCcgagtgggcactgcagaacccCTCTGGCTTCAGGAACAG GACAGTCTTGGAATTAGGAAGTGGGATCGGCTTCACTGGAATTGCTATCTGTAAAACCTGCAATCCCAAGACATACATATTTAGTGACTACCACCACCGTGTtctccagcagctgaagcaaaaCATCTGTTTGAATGGCTTTGTCCTGGAGCCTGAAGCTGCCCAGGGTATCCAGCTGGAATCTGGAGGCCAGAAGGCAGAAGGAGCAAATCACCAAAACCCGAAAGTAATTGTTGCAGAACTTGAGTGGGGCTCAGTTACAGAAAAACAACTGTTGGCTCTTCAACCTGATGTCATCATTGCAGCAG ATGTGGTGTATGATCCAGAGATCATTGGAGCCCTTGTTGGTCTGCTACAGCAATTCTCCACTTCCAGAGCAGACAGAAAACCTCCTGAGGTCTACATTGCTTCCACAGTCCGGAATCCAGACACCTATCACCTCTTCCAGGCTCAACTCG ATAAAGCTGGGATTGGGTGGCAGATTATTCCAGCCCACAGCAACCATGTTTTCCTCTGTGATGTGCAGCCAAATGTAACTATTCTCCAGCTATTTATATAG
- the NDUFB6 gene encoding LOW QUALITY PROTEIN: NADH dehydrogenase [ubiquinone] 1 beta subcomplex subunit 6 (The sequence of the model RefSeq protein was modified relative to this genomic sequence to represent the inferred CDS: deleted 2 bases in 1 codon) yields MTPPARREDVIAVRLGEGRGARPPPRAGLGRTGSVTGAGRRGGAMTGYTEDEKLRLQQLRALRRRWLRDQELSEREPVLPPQRLGPVAAFWERFLRPGGLWRQQVYKVCQTGGFVLGRVLIPAWVILYYVKYHGTKKPLGIITSNPRIFPGDRILETGEIIPPMKEEPGEHH; encoded by the exons ATGACGCCACCTGCGCGCCGTGAAGACGTCATCGCTGTGCGCCTCGGCGAAGGACGCggcgcccgcccgccgccgagAGCCGGGTTAGGCCGCACCGGGAGCGTGACCGGGGCTGGTCGC CGCGGCGGCGCCATGACCGGTTACACCGAGGacgagaagctgcggctgcagcagctgcgCGCCCTGCGGCGCCGCTGGCTGCGGGACCAGGAGCTGAGCGAGCGGGAGCCTGTGCTGCCGCCGCAGCGGCTCGGGCCGGTGGCCGCCTTCTGGGAGCGGTTCCTGCGGCCCGGGGGGCTGTGGCGGCAGCAG GTGTACAAGGTCTGCCAGACCGGCGGGTTCGTGCTGGGCCGGGTCCTGATCCCCGCCTGGGTCATCCTCTACTACGTGAAGTACCACGGCACG AAAAAGCCTCTCGGTATCATTACGTCAAACCCACGGATATTCCCA GGTGACAGAATTTTAGAGACCGGAGAAATTATTCCACCCATGAAAGAAGAACCTGGTGAGCACCACTGA
- the EEF2KMT gene encoding protein-lysine N-methyltransferase EEF2KMT isoform X2, producing the protein MAGPELGLRFQRCFLAARQLRSFPWLTILHPLCVKYPLSARYRRCFLTELIKKHESIAAEPLDELYDALGAILNEEESTHCYKHYLLPTGECVTLSESVAVISEGTTGLVTWEAGLHLAEWALQNPSGFRNRTVLELGSGIGFTGIAICKTCNPKTYIFSDYHHRVLQQLKQNICLNGFVLEPEAAQGIQLESGGQKAEGANHQNPKVIVAELEWGSVTEKQLLALQPDVIIAADVVYDPEIIGALVGLLQQFSTSRADRKPPEVYIASTVRNPDTYHLFQAQLDKAGIGWQIIPAHSNHVFLCDVQPNVTILQLFI; encoded by the exons ATGGCCGGGCCAGAGCTGGGGCTCCGCTTCCAGCGCTGCTTCCTGGCGGCCCGGCAGCTCCGCTCCTTCCCGTGGCTG acCATTCTCCACCCTTTGTGTGTGAAATATCCCCTTTCAGCCCGGTACAGAAGATGCTTTCTAACTGAACTCATCAAAAAG CATGAATCCATTGCAGCTGAGCCCCTAGATGAACTGTACGATGCACTGGGAgctattttaaatgaagaagaATCTACTCACTGTTACAAACACTACTTGCTG CCTACAGGagagtgtgtcaccctttctGAGAGTGTGGCAGTGATCTCTGAAGGAACCACGGGGCTCGTCACATGGGAGGCTGGTCTGCACCTCGCcgagtgggcactgcagaacccCTCTGGCTTCAGGAACAG GACAGTCTTGGAATTAGGAAGTGGGATCGGCTTCACTGGAATTGCTATCTGTAAAACCTGCAATCCCAAGACATACATATTTAGTGACTACCACCACCGTGTtctccagcagctgaagcaaaaCATCTGTTTGAATGGCTTTGTCCTGGAGCCTGAAGCTGCCCAGGGTATCCAGCTGGAATCTGGAGGCCAGAAGGCAGAAGGAGCAAATCACCAAAACCCGAAAGTAATTGTTGCAGAACTTGAGTGGGGCTCAGTTACAGAAAAACAACTGTTGGCTCTTCAACCTGATGTCATCATTGCAGCAG ATGTGGTGTATGATCCAGAGATCATTGGAGCCCTTGTTGGTCTGCTACAGCAATTCTCCACTTCCAGAGCAGACAGAAAACCTCCTGAGGTCTACATTGCTTCCACAGTCCGGAATCCAGACACCTATCACCTCTTCCAGGCTCAACTCG ATAAAGCTGGGATTGGGTGGCAGATTATTCCAGCCCACAGCAACCATGTTTTCCTCTGTGATGTGCAGCCAAATGTAACTATTCTCCAGCTATTTATATAG